Proteins encoded within one genomic window of Mycolicibacterium monacense:
- a CDS encoding alpha/beta fold hydrolase, which translates to MTEAQASHTEAVVDTANYRSIWMFLKDLEFRQGFVDITVNGAAVRTRYAEAGRPDKPHAIFLHGTGGHWETFAPNLAALSEHFHCVAIDMVGNGFSGKPDYDYEIPIYVEHVLGVLDHFGMPSASFVAMSLGAFVASAVTVGHPDRVDKVILMSPAGREASASNMARIREERTKAVNEPTWESLHAVFAHLIADEGNRLPDLIGLRQAVYRREDTRKTIDRLLILQDETARHRNLIPDDKWRSIKAPVMIVASGKDHGVYQDTARTIADLIPNSEVFEMASVRHWPHFEDPEAFNAAAVEFLTR; encoded by the coding sequence ATGACCGAGGCGCAGGCATCGCATACCGAGGCAGTGGTCGACACCGCGAACTACCGCAGCATCTGGATGTTTCTGAAGGATCTGGAGTTCCGGCAGGGCTTCGTCGACATCACGGTCAACGGCGCCGCGGTGCGCACCCGCTACGCCGAGGCGGGCCGGCCCGACAAACCGCACGCGATATTCCTGCACGGCACGGGCGGGCACTGGGAGACATTCGCGCCCAACCTCGCCGCGCTGTCCGAGCACTTCCACTGCGTGGCCATCGACATGGTCGGTAACGGGTTCTCCGGCAAGCCGGACTACGACTACGAGATTCCCATCTACGTCGAGCACGTCCTGGGCGTGCTGGACCACTTCGGCATGCCCTCGGCCAGCTTCGTCGCCATGTCGCTGGGCGCGTTCGTCGCCTCGGCCGTGACGGTCGGCCACCCCGACCGGGTGGACAAGGTGATCCTGATGTCGCCGGCCGGACGGGAGGCGTCGGCGTCGAACATGGCGCGTATTCGTGAGGAACGAACGAAGGCGGTCAACGAACCGACGTGGGAGTCGTTGCACGCCGTGTTCGCCCACTTGATCGCCGACGAGGGCAATCGGCTGCCCGATCTCATCGGTTTGCGTCAGGCGGTCTACCGGCGCGAAGACACCCGCAAGACGATTGACCGACTGCTGATCCTGCAGGACGAGACAGCGCGCCACCGGAACCTGATCCCGGACGACAAGTGGCGCAGCATCAAGGCGCCGGTGATGATCGTGGCCTCAGGCAAGGACCACGGCGTGTACCAGGACACCGCGCGCACCATCGCGGACCTGATCCCGAACTCCGAGGTGTTCGAGATGGCGTCGGTGCGACATTGGCCGCATTTCGAGGATCCCGAAGCCTTCAACGCCGCCGCGGTCGAGTTTCTCACGCGATGA
- the hpaH gene encoding 2-oxo-hept-4-ene-1,7-dioate hydratase, whose translation MGRPAEAELADIARRLYAAEQTRTPIRQLSLDFPDMTIEDAYAVQRALVELKVADGRVVKGRKIGLTSKVMQRAVSIDEPDYGALFDDMFFDDGGRVPPDRFIRPRVEVELAFVLGEALRGPGVTLFDVLRATEFVTPALEILDARVQMSDPETGHLRTIVDTIADNAADAGLVLGGRVFRPLDVDLRWVAALLLRNGTIEESGVAAAVLNHPGNGVAWLANRLAPHGVSLQPGEVILSGSFTKPVFAEPGDTFVADYGLLGTVSVSFDRSDAP comes from the coding sequence GTGGGTAGGCCCGCCGAGGCCGAGCTCGCCGACATAGCGCGCCGGCTCTATGCGGCCGAGCAGACCCGCACGCCGATTCGGCAACTGTCACTGGACTTTCCGGACATGACGATCGAGGACGCCTACGCCGTGCAGCGGGCGCTCGTCGAGCTCAAGGTCGCCGACGGCCGGGTTGTCAAGGGCCGCAAGATCGGACTCACCTCCAAGGTGATGCAGCGGGCGGTGTCGATCGACGAGCCGGACTACGGCGCGCTGTTCGACGACATGTTCTTCGACGACGGCGGTCGTGTCCCGCCCGATCGCTTCATCCGGCCCCGCGTCGAGGTCGAGTTGGCATTCGTGCTCGGCGAGGCGCTCCGCGGGCCGGGCGTCACGTTGTTCGACGTATTGCGTGCCACCGAGTTCGTCACCCCCGCGCTCGAGATCCTCGACGCCAGGGTCCAGATGTCGGACCCCGAGACCGGTCACCTGCGCACCATCGTCGACACCATCGCCGACAACGCCGCGGACGCGGGCCTGGTCCTGGGCGGGCGGGTGTTCCGGCCGTTGGACGTCGACCTGCGCTGGGTGGCGGCGCTCCTGCTGCGCAACGGCACGATCGAGGAATCCGGGGTGGCCGCCGCCGTGCTCAACCATCCCGGCAACGGCGTCGCGTGGTTGGCGAATCGGCTTGCGCCGCACGGTGTTTCGCTGCAGCCCGGTGAGGTCATCCTGTCCGGATCGTTTACCAAACCGGTGTTCGCGGAGCCGGGGGACACCTTCGTCGCCGACTACGGGCTGCTGGGCACCGTGTCCGTGTCGTTCGATCGGAGCGACGCGCCGTGA
- a CDS encoding aldolase/citrate lyase family protein, with protein sequence MTNRWTQRIGDGAPRFGMWLASGSGYVTEICAGSGIDWLLLDQEHAPNDLRTTLEQLQVLAGYPDVDVLVRPPSADPVFVKQLLDIGAQNLIVPMIDSPAEAAAAVAATRYPPEGVRGVGSALARASRWNRISDYLVTADATVSLTVQVETVAGLAQLGEIADVDGVDAVFIGPADLAASMGKLGRPESPEVVSTIEDALAMIVEHGKSAGVNAFNESVARRYLRAGASFVLVGADVTLLARGAERLAAAYRQLEQ encoded by the coding sequence GTGACGAACCGGTGGACGCAGCGCATCGGTGACGGAGCACCGCGGTTCGGGATGTGGCTCGCCTCGGGCAGCGGCTACGTGACCGAGATCTGCGCCGGGTCCGGAATCGACTGGCTGCTGCTGGACCAGGAGCACGCGCCCAACGACCTCCGCACCACGCTCGAGCAGTTGCAGGTGCTGGCCGGATACCCGGACGTCGACGTGCTGGTCCGGCCGCCATCGGCCGACCCAGTGTTCGTCAAGCAACTGCTCGACATCGGTGCGCAGAACCTCATCGTCCCGATGATCGACAGTCCTGCTGAGGCGGCCGCCGCAGTGGCTGCCACCCGGTATCCGCCCGAGGGCGTCCGCGGGGTCGGGAGCGCCCTGGCGCGCGCTTCCCGCTGGAACCGCATTTCTGACTATCTTGTCACCGCCGACGCGACGGTGTCGTTGACCGTTCAGGTGGAGACCGTCGCAGGCCTGGCGCAGCTGGGCGAGATCGCGGACGTCGACGGGGTGGACGCGGTGTTCATCGGTCCCGCCGACCTGGCGGCGTCGATGGGCAAACTCGGCCGGCCGGAGTCTCCGGAAGTCGTGAGCACCATAGAAGACGCATTGGCGATGATCGTGGAACACGGAAAGAGCGCCGGGGTGAACGCGTTCAACGAGTCGGTGGCGCGGCGCTACCTGCGGGCCGGCGCGAGTTTCGTGCTCGTGGGCGCCGACGTGACGCTGCTGGCACGCGGTGCGGAACGGCTGGCGGCCGCCTATCGGCAATTGGAGCAATGA
- a CDS encoding acyl-CoA dehydrogenase family protein: MDLDFTPDQIEFRDRVRTWLDENKPTEPRPRDDAGIREYDLAWQRTQWDGGWAGIAWPTEYGGKGLTLLQQLIWYEEYAARGFPGIDACFVGNSHAGPTLITRATDEQKSFHLPKILRGEVIWCQGFSEPDAGSDLAALRTKAVIDGEHLVVSGQKLWTSFATVADYQELLVRTDNTGSKHTGITWVICDMRTPGIDVRPIETIEGGAEFCEVFYDDVRIPLSNVVGELGGGWSVAMATLSFERGTAFTANQVRLAKIIEDLIDYARDHVGPDGRRPAIADDDIARRLARARASVASLRALTYTNICEAMKTETPGPRGSIVKLMYAELAKEIGKLAMDVVGPASIRHTSRWDADGWVGYYYYSFSQAIGGGTSEIQRNIVGERVLGLPR, from the coding sequence ATGGACCTCGACTTCACGCCCGATCAGATCGAGTTCCGTGACCGGGTACGGACCTGGCTCGACGAGAACAAGCCGACCGAACCGCGCCCCCGCGACGACGCCGGCATCCGCGAATACGACCTGGCCTGGCAGCGCACGCAGTGGGACGGCGGCTGGGCCGGCATCGCCTGGCCCACCGAGTACGGCGGTAAGGGCCTGACCCTGCTGCAGCAGCTGATCTGGTACGAGGAATATGCCGCCCGAGGGTTCCCAGGCATCGACGCGTGCTTCGTCGGTAACTCGCACGCCGGGCCGACCCTGATCACCCGTGCCACCGACGAGCAGAAGTCCTTTCACCTGCCGAAGATCCTTCGCGGCGAGGTGATCTGGTGTCAGGGGTTCTCCGAGCCCGACGCCGGGTCGGACCTGGCGGCGTTGCGGACCAAGGCAGTGATCGACGGGGAGCACCTGGTGGTGTCGGGGCAGAAGCTGTGGACCAGTTTCGCGACGGTCGCCGATTATCAGGAGCTGTTGGTGCGCACCGACAACACCGGGAGCAAGCACACCGGCATCACCTGGGTGATCTGCGACATGCGCACACCGGGCATCGACGTGCGACCCATCGAGACCATCGAGGGTGGAGCGGAGTTCTGCGAGGTGTTCTACGACGACGTGCGCATCCCGCTGTCCAACGTGGTCGGCGAGCTCGGCGGCGGCTGGTCGGTCGCGATGGCGACGCTGTCCTTCGAGCGCGGCACCGCGTTCACGGCCAACCAGGTGCGGTTGGCCAAGATCATCGAGGATCTCATCGACTACGCCCGCGACCACGTCGGTCCGGATGGCCGCAGGCCCGCCATCGCCGACGACGACATCGCGCGGCGGCTGGCGCGGGCACGCGCCTCGGTGGCTTCGCTTAGGGCGCTCACCTACACCAACATCTGTGAGGCGATGAAGACCGAGACCCCCGGTCCTCGTGGCTCGATCGTCAAGCTGATGTACGCCGAATTGGCCAAGGAGATCGGGAAGTTGGCGATGGACGTCGTCGGTCCCGCCTCGATTCGGCACACGTCGCGCTGGGACGCCGACGGCTGGGTGGGTTACTACTACTACAGCTTCTCCCAGGCCATCGGCGGCGGCACATCCGAGATTCAGCGCAACATCGTTGGCGAACGCGTGCTGGGACTGCCGCGATGA
- a CDS encoding acyl-CoA dehydrogenase family protein → MNLLPETEQLEIIQAAGEFLAERMPVERIRAGRRAEATVSEELWREGAEMGLLTLGLDEESGGSGRPFDDEVLLFIELGKRLAPGPFLACTLAARVAAGCGDVALAERIGSGHASVALAVLRGDGDARPVKGTFDLFDPAGASHALVVARSGAALLDIDSLGSLTRVEAADPGTRIASATVESAEPLHWLPAEDEWIWARATVLAAAYLTGLAAAAAARATEHAKTREQFGKPIGVHQAIKHSCVDMEIAAEAAQAQTLFAAITLASGRADALLQVLSAATVAGSAAVDNAAAGIQVFGGMGYTFENDMHLYLKRAHVFRHLFGEPTDVLAELLAQDRAQ, encoded by the coding sequence GTGAACCTGCTGCCCGAAACTGAGCAACTCGAAATCATTCAGGCGGCGGGAGAATTTCTCGCCGAGCGGATGCCTGTCGAACGAATCCGCGCCGGTCGACGCGCGGAAGCAACAGTGAGCGAAGAACTTTGGCGCGAAGGCGCCGAGATGGGCCTGCTCACACTGGGACTCGACGAGGAGTCCGGCGGGTCGGGCCGTCCGTTCGACGACGAGGTGCTGCTGTTCATCGAACTCGGCAAGCGACTCGCGCCCGGCCCGTTCCTTGCGTGCACGCTGGCGGCCCGAGTGGCCGCCGGCTGCGGGGACGTCGCGCTGGCGGAGCGGATCGGTTCCGGACATGCCTCGGTGGCGCTCGCGGTGTTGCGCGGCGACGGCGACGCCCGGCCGGTCAAAGGCACCTTCGACCTGTTCGACCCGGCAGGCGCCTCGCATGCGCTGGTGGTGGCCCGCAGCGGCGCCGCACTTCTCGACATCGATTCGCTCGGCTCGCTGACCCGCGTGGAAGCGGCGGACCCGGGCACCCGAATCGCCTCCGCCACAGTCGAGTCCGCCGAACCCCTACACTGGCTGCCCGCCGAGGACGAGTGGATCTGGGCGCGAGCCACGGTACTGGCTGCGGCCTACCTCACCGGCCTCGCCGCGGCGGCAGCGGCGCGGGCGACCGAACACGCCAAGACCCGCGAGCAGTTCGGCAAGCCGATCGGTGTGCACCAGGCGATCAAGCATTCCTGCGTCGACATGGAGATCGCGGCTGAGGCCGCCCAGGCACAGACCTTGTTCGCCGCGATCACGCTCGCGAGCGGACGCGCGGACGCGCTGCTGCAGGTGCTTTCCGCCGCAACGGTGGCGGGTTCGGCGGCCGTCGACAACGCCGCCGCGGGCATCCAGGTGTTCGGCGGGATGGGCTACACGTTCGAAAACGACATGCACCTCTATCTGAAGCGCGCCCACGTGTTTCGGCATCTCTTCGGCGAGCCGACCGACGTGCTCGCTGAGCTGCTGGCGCAGGACCGCGCCCAGTGA
- a CDS encoding acetyl-CoA acetyltransferase, translating into MSGTVAIAGVALSDVGRVDDKGPYELMAQASRRALADAGLTPGDVDGLASTGQGTLPPVDVGEYLGLQPRWIDSTAVGGASWEVMAAHAADAITAGHADVVLLTYGSTARSDLRKGLRGASINWGARGPLQWEAPYGHTLISKYAMAARRHMYTYGTTIEQLAEVAVSARFNAAANPEAYYRDPITIDDVLDGPMIADPFTKLHCCIRSDGGAAAVLVSAERAKDLRSKPVWVLGAAETTSHMLTSQWDDLTVGPAAVSGPLAFDRAGVSPSDVDVAEIYDAFTYMLLLTLEDLGFCPKGEGGGFVEKGSLRLGGELPTNTDGGGLSACHPGQRGLFLLVEAVRQLRGECGPRQTPDARIACVSGTGGWFCSSGTMILGAEEP; encoded by the coding sequence GTGAGCGGCACCGTCGCCATCGCAGGCGTCGCCCTGTCCGACGTCGGCCGCGTCGACGACAAGGGTCCTTATGAGCTGATGGCCCAGGCGAGTCGGCGCGCCCTGGCCGATGCCGGGCTGACCCCCGGCGACGTCGACGGCCTGGCTTCCACCGGACAGGGCACGCTGCCCCCGGTCGACGTCGGCGAGTACCTCGGGCTGCAGCCGCGCTGGATCGACTCCACTGCAGTCGGCGGCGCGTCGTGGGAGGTGATGGCCGCACACGCGGCGGATGCCATCACCGCCGGACATGCCGACGTGGTGCTGCTCACATACGGTTCGACGGCCCGCTCGGATCTCCGGAAGGGACTGCGGGGCGCCAGCATCAACTGGGGTGCGCGCGGACCTCTGCAGTGGGAGGCGCCCTACGGCCACACCCTGATATCCAAGTACGCCATGGCCGCGCGGCGACACATGTACACCTACGGCACCACCATCGAACAGCTGGCCGAGGTCGCCGTATCCGCCCGGTTCAATGCGGCTGCCAATCCAGAGGCCTATTACCGCGACCCGATCACCATCGACGACGTCCTGGACGGCCCGATGATCGCCGACCCGTTCACCAAGCTGCACTGCTGCATTCGCAGTGATGGTGGTGCGGCCGCAGTACTCGTCAGCGCGGAGCGTGCGAAGGATCTGCGAAGCAAGCCGGTCTGGGTGCTCGGTGCCGCCGAGACCACCTCGCACATGCTCACCTCGCAGTGGGACGACCTCACCGTCGGCCCCGCCGCGGTCAGCGGGCCACTGGCCTTCGACCGTGCCGGCGTCTCGCCGTCCGACGTCGACGTCGCCGAGATCTACGACGCATTCACCTACATGCTGTTGCTCACGCTGGAGGACCTCGGCTTCTGCCCGAAGGGTGAGGGCGGCGGCTTTGTCGAGAAGGGCTCGTTGCGATTGGGCGGCGAACTTCCCACCAACACCGACGGCGGCGGCCTCTCGGCGTGCCACCCGGGTCAACGCGGGTTGTTCCTGTTGGTGGAGGCGGTACGCCAACTGCGGGGAGAATGCGGCCCGCGGCAGACACCCGACGCGAGGATTGCCTGCGTCAGCGGCACCGGCGGGTGGTTCTGCTCAAGCGGCACAATGATTCTCGGCGCGGAGGAGCCCTAG
- a CDS encoding class I adenylate-forming enzyme family protein, whose translation MERAPLRADVGDTRSMLEAAASAHGDREAYVEPGARTTFAEWIGRARSVAAQFAGLGIGKGDVVMLWLPSGVDYATCYAAAAMIGAITTGLNPRLGRREIESILQQADPALIVVDEQLPDLPAGGQRVLRRSALSTSSTGAVPPSVALGPRDPVALIFTSGTTGAPKGAVFDAERLAAGALAAGVMSAPYDRRLTSTPFAHAGYMFKLWDQLVWGVTLVIPPTPWSAPGMFGILRDERVTVAGAVPTQWAKLLDLEGVSPQALPHLRVGVSATAPAPPELVRGVAERIGVPLVVRYAMTECPTICGTEPGDAAEVQFRTVGRPADGMTVRVGPDGDVEVSGPCVMRGYWRNPELTAEVLRDGWLRTGDIGVLGDDGNLVLVGRRGDMYIRGGYNVHPGEVERTLTGHPGVREAAVVGRPAPVIGEIGVAFVVPVDAADPPTLAELRAHVAAELADYKAPDELLVVDELPLTAMLKPDRLALRELITKHDSDIQRRQPTR comes from the coding sequence GTGGAGCGTGCACCGCTGCGCGCGGACGTCGGTGACACCCGATCGATGCTGGAGGCGGCCGCCTCGGCCCACGGCGACCGGGAGGCCTACGTCGAGCCGGGTGCACGGACCACCTTCGCCGAATGGATCGGCCGCGCCCGCAGCGTGGCGGCCCAGTTCGCCGGCCTCGGCATCGGCAAGGGCGACGTGGTGATGCTGTGGCTGCCCTCGGGCGTCGACTACGCGACGTGTTACGCGGCGGCGGCGATGATCGGGGCGATCACCACCGGACTCAACCCGCGACTGGGCCGTCGGGAGATCGAATCGATTCTGCAGCAGGCAGATCCAGCGTTGATCGTCGTCGACGAGCAGCTCCCGGACCTGCCCGCCGGAGGTCAGCGGGTGTTGCGGCGGTCCGCGTTGTCGACCTCTTCGACCGGTGCCGTCCCACCCAGTGTCGCCCTCGGGCCGCGTGACCCGGTCGCGCTCATCTTCACCAGCGGGACGACGGGAGCACCGAAGGGCGCGGTGTTCGACGCCGAGCGGTTGGCGGCCGGCGCCTTGGCAGCGGGCGTCATGAGCGCGCCCTACGACCGCCGTCTCACGTCGACCCCGTTCGCCCACGCCGGCTACATGTTCAAGCTATGGGATCAGCTGGTGTGGGGCGTCACGCTCGTGATCCCGCCAACGCCGTGGTCGGCACCGGGCATGTTCGGCATCCTGCGCGACGAGCGCGTCACCGTGGCAGGCGCAGTCCCGACCCAGTGGGCCAAACTCCTGGACCTCGAGGGCGTGAGCCCGCAGGCTCTGCCACATTTGCGGGTCGGGGTATCAGCGACGGCACCCGCGCCCCCCGAACTGGTCCGCGGGGTGGCCGAACGGATCGGTGTCCCGCTGGTGGTCCGGTACGCGATGACAGAATGCCCCACCATCTGCGGCACCGAACCCGGCGATGCCGCCGAGGTCCAGTTCCGCACCGTCGGGCGGCCGGCCGACGGAATGACCGTGCGCGTCGGCCCCGACGGGGACGTCGAAGTGAGCGGTCCGTGCGTGATGCGCGGCTACTGGCGCAATCCCGAACTCACCGCAGAGGTGCTGCGCGACGGCTGGCTGCGCACCGGCGACATCGGCGTGCTCGGCGACGACGGCAACCTCGTGCTGGTGGGACGCCGCGGTGACATGTACATCCGCGGCGGGTACAACGTGCATCCGGGCGAGGTGGAGCGGACGCTGACCGGCCATCCCGGGGTGAGAGAGGCCGCCGTGGTCGGGCGGCCCGCACCGGTGATCGGCGAGATCGGTGTCGCGTTCGTGGTCCCGGTGGACGCCGCCGATCCGCCGACACTGGCCGAGCTGCGCGCCCACGTGGCCGCAGAACTGGCCGACTACAAGGCGCCCGACGAACTTCTCGTCGTCGACGAGCTGCCCCTGACGGCGATGCTCAAACCGGACCGGCTCGCACTGCGCGAGCTGATCACCAAGCACGACAGCGATATTCAACGTCGACAACCGACACGATGA
- a CDS encoding mycofactocin-coupled SDR family oxidoreductase, which produces MGNLDGRVAFITGAGRGQGRAHAVRLAAEGADIIAVDICRDIDSMDYPNATPDDLDETIKAVENQGRRIIAHQADVRDADALQQAVDEGVREFGRLDIVVANAGIIRLSGDGDRRKIFRDIVDVNLIGVWNTVEAALPALIDGGRGGSIVLTSSSAGLKGTGTDRAGGQAYTAAKRGLVGLMQVWANELAQHWIRVNTIHPTGVATGMVMNETMAKLLEANDTAVSAMQNALPIQVLMPEDIAGAVAWLVSDEAKFITGVAWPLDAGFAVR; this is translated from the coding sequence ATGGGGAATCTGGACGGACGGGTAGCGTTCATCACCGGTGCGGGACGGGGCCAGGGCCGCGCCCACGCGGTCCGACTCGCCGCTGAAGGCGCCGACATCATCGCGGTGGACATCTGCCGCGACATCGACTCGATGGACTACCCGAACGCCACCCCCGACGATCTCGACGAGACCATCAAGGCCGTCGAGAACCAGGGCAGGCGGATCATCGCCCACCAGGCCGACGTCCGCGACGCCGATGCACTGCAGCAGGCCGTCGACGAGGGCGTCCGCGAGTTCGGCCGCCTCGACATCGTGGTCGCCAACGCAGGCATCATCCGGCTGAGCGGCGACGGGGACCGACGCAAGATCTTCCGCGACATCGTCGACGTGAACCTGATCGGGGTGTGGAACACCGTCGAGGCCGCGCTACCGGCGCTCATCGACGGCGGTCGCGGTGGATCGATAGTGCTGACCAGCTCCAGCGCGGGTCTGAAGGGTACCGGCACCGACCGCGCCGGCGGACAGGCCTACACCGCCGCCAAGCGCGGCCTGGTCGGCCTGATGCAGGTGTGGGCTAACGAGTTGGCGCAGCACTGGATCCGGGTCAACACCATCCACCCGACCGGCGTGGCGACGGGCATGGTGATGAATGAGACGATGGCCAAGCTGCTCGAGGCCAACGACACGGCCGTCTCGGCGATGCAGAATGCTCTGCCCATTCAGGTGCTGATGCCAGAGGACATCGCCGGCGCGGTGGCGTGGTTGGTCTCCGACGAGGCCAAGTTCATCACCGGGGTGGCCTGGCCGCTCGATGCCGGTTTCGCGGTGCGCTGA
- a CDS encoding hotdog domain-containing protein, which produces MISELRDFLDGVAAAAPDTATTVELTEDLRRWADRLADAAVPERRQIFARRLDLPGRGQTMSPNFIPIAGDHLSVEGTVTFGRYFLGGGGAVHGGAIPLLFDEVLGRLANSGDRAPSRTAYLHTDFRSITPVGEELAVRGWFVSEQGRKRVLRAEITFGDTLCAEAEGLFVALRADQP; this is translated from the coding sequence ATGATCTCCGAACTGCGCGACTTCCTCGACGGTGTGGCCGCCGCAGCGCCGGACACCGCCACGACGGTGGAGTTGACCGAAGACCTCCGACGGTGGGCCGATCGACTGGCCGACGCCGCGGTTCCCGAACGGCGACAGATCTTCGCGCGGCGCCTTGATCTGCCCGGCCGCGGGCAGACCATGTCCCCCAACTTCATTCCGATTGCGGGCGACCACTTGAGCGTGGAGGGCACCGTCACGTTCGGCCGCTACTTCCTCGGTGGCGGCGGAGCCGTGCACGGCGGCGCCATTCCATTGCTTTTCGACGAGGTGCTCGGTCGGCTGGCCAACTCCGGTGATCGGGCGCCGTCGCGAACCGCGTATCTGCACACGGACTTTCGGTCCATCACTCCGGTCGGCGAAGAACTCGCGGTGCGCGGCTGGTTTGTCAGCGAGCAGGGTCGCAAACGCGTCCTCCGGGCGGAGATCACCTTCGGCGACACCCTATGCGCCGAAGCGGAGGGACTGTTCGTGGCCCTGCGCGCCGACCAACCGTGA